One window of Trifolium pratense cultivar HEN17-A07 linkage group LG5, ARS_RC_1.1, whole genome shotgun sequence genomic DNA carries:
- the LOC123883508 gene encoding uncharacterized protein LOC123883508 isoform X1: protein MRQLSGGIRHSQRRGQSDPPEPSQSCTSPAPPPPHMSFSPGVNNDKNKRQTEGLTGADARKSVKNDQSKKECRGLIEADEYYADNDSEDEGIQVIRKRKNQQQSRRQETTSMPSSGGSHDRRKVISVEAISNPRRFVPHTVTRDIISRVITSMPTPAEKWKDYPIETKDELFKDFMGKYKFPSDYDRNMARTVWEKTCMDRYPDHLKNARNAALREVNSTNLVDTKGHGPKGMKAEVWDGLVDIWLKPEWKKKSDANRCNRASLPDAVLHTGGSINFGEHKKRMEEELKHEVSYRDVYDRVHKKTDGQYISQRSRTYIESYDTAMLEKYGEDFSSHPIVDSKVWTKSFGYKKTRNTFVGRSLDLNSSVPASSAEANIIVTSEEFIKKAVDRAMTSFVQSQLAPMLEPILSMIRSMHKAPMQLDVAEKVHRN from the exons ATGAGGCAATTAAGTGGAGGAATTAGACATAGTCAAAGGCGAGGTCAGAGTGATCCACCAGAGCCTTCACAATCATGCACTAGTCcagcaccaccaccaccacacaTGTCATTTTCCCCAG GTGTCAATAATGATAAGAACAAAAGACAAACGGAAGGACTGACTGGAGCTGATGCAAGAAAAA GTGTCAAGAATGACCAAAGCAAAAAAGAATGTCGAGGATTGATTGAGGCTGATGAATATTATGCCGATAATGATAGTGAAGATGAAGGGATACAAGTCATTCGAAAGAGAAAAAATCAACAACAGTCACGCAGGCAAGAAACAACTTCAATGCCATCAAGTGGAGGATCTCATGATAGGAGGAAAGTTATATCCGTTGAGGCCATCTCTAATCC GAGGAGGTTTGTTCCCCATACTGTGACCCGTGATATTATATCTAGGGTGATCACGAGTATGCCTACTCCAGCTGAGAAGTGGAAGGATTATCCAATTGAAACGAAGGATGAGTTATTTAAAGATTTCATG GGTAAATATAAGTTTCCCTCAGATTATGATCGTAATATGGCAAGAACTGTGTGGGAAAAAACATGCATGGATAGGTATCCTGATCATTTAAAAAATGCAAGAAACGCGGCCTTACGAGAAGTGAACTCAACGAATTTGGTCGACACTAAGGGCCATGGACCCAAAGGAATGAAGGCAGAAGTATGGGATGGTTTGGTCGACATTTGGTTGAAACCCGAGTGGAAAAAGAAGTCGGATGCTAATCGTTGTAATAGAGCTTCCTTACCTGATGCAGTCTTGCACACAGGAGGCTCCATAAACTTTGGTGAACATAAGAAGAGGATG GAAGAGGAATTGAAACATGAAGTATCATATAGGGATGTATATGACCGGGTTCATAAGAAGACAGATGGACAATATATCTCCCAACGCTCAAGAACGTATATT GAGTCATATGACACTGCCATGCTGGAAAAGTATGGAGAGGACTTCTCCAGTCATCCCATAGTTGATTCTAAAGTATGGACAAAATCGTTTGGTTACAAGAAGACGAGAAACACTTTTGTGGGTCGCAGCTTAGACCTTAATAGTTCTGTGCCTGCTTCATCTGCAGAGGCAAACATAATAGTTACATCAGAAGAATTTATCAAAAAAGCTGTTGATAGAGCAATGACTTCCTTTGTCCAGTCGCAGTTGGCTCCAATGTTGGAGCCAATCCTATCGATGATTCGGTCTATGCATAAAGCACCAATGCAACTTGATGTGGCTGAAAAAGTTCACAGAAATTAA
- the LOC123883508 gene encoding uncharacterized protein LOC123883508 isoform X2 — MRQLSGGIRHSQRRGQSDPPEPSQSCTSPAPPPPHMSFSPGVNNDKNKRQTEGLTGADARKSVKNDQSKKECRGLIEADEYYADNDSEDEGIQVIRKRKNQQQSRRQETTSMPSSGGSHDRRKVISVEAISNPRRFVPHTVTRDIISRVITSMPTPAEKWKDYPIETKDELFKDFMGKYKFPSDYDRNMARTVWEKTCMDRYPDHLKNARNAALREVNSTNLVDTKGHGPKGMKAEVWDGLVDIWLKPEWKKKSDANRCNRASLPDAVLHTGGSINFGEHKKRMEEELKHEVSYRDVYDRVHKKTDGQYISQRSRTYISQLAPMLEPILSMIRSMHKAPMQLDVAEKVHRN; from the exons ATGAGGCAATTAAGTGGAGGAATTAGACATAGTCAAAGGCGAGGTCAGAGTGATCCACCAGAGCCTTCACAATCATGCACTAGTCcagcaccaccaccaccacacaTGTCATTTTCCCCAG GTGTCAATAATGATAAGAACAAAAGACAAACGGAAGGACTGACTGGAGCTGATGCAAGAAAAA GTGTCAAGAATGACCAAAGCAAAAAAGAATGTCGAGGATTGATTGAGGCTGATGAATATTATGCCGATAATGATAGTGAAGATGAAGGGATACAAGTCATTCGAAAGAGAAAAAATCAACAACAGTCACGCAGGCAAGAAACAACTTCAATGCCATCAAGTGGAGGATCTCATGATAGGAGGAAAGTTATATCCGTTGAGGCCATCTCTAATCC GAGGAGGTTTGTTCCCCATACTGTGACCCGTGATATTATATCTAGGGTGATCACGAGTATGCCTACTCCAGCTGAGAAGTGGAAGGATTATCCAATTGAAACGAAGGATGAGTTATTTAAAGATTTCATG GGTAAATATAAGTTTCCCTCAGATTATGATCGTAATATGGCAAGAACTGTGTGGGAAAAAACATGCATGGATAGGTATCCTGATCATTTAAAAAATGCAAGAAACGCGGCCTTACGAGAAGTGAACTCAACGAATTTGGTCGACACTAAGGGCCATGGACCCAAAGGAATGAAGGCAGAAGTATGGGATGGTTTGGTCGACATTTGGTTGAAACCCGAGTGGAAAAAGAAGTCGGATGCTAATCGTTGTAATAGAGCTTCCTTACCTGATGCAGTCTTGCACACAGGAGGCTCCATAAACTTTGGTGAACATAAGAAGAGGATG GAAGAGGAATTGAAACATGAAGTATCATATAGGGATGTATATGACCGGGTTCATAAGAAGACAGATGGACAATATATCTCCCAACGCTCAAGAACGTATATT TCGCAGTTGGCTCCAATGTTGGAGCCAATCCTATCGATGATTCGGTCTATGCATAAAGCACCAATGCAACTTGATGTGGCTGAAAAAGTTCACAGAAATTAA
- the LOC123883508 gene encoding uncharacterized protein LOC123883508 isoform X3: protein MRQLSGGIRHSQRRGQSDPPEPSQSCTSPAPPPPHMSFSPGVNNDKNKRQTEGLTGADARKSVKNDQSKKECRGLIEADEYYADNDSEDEGIQVIRKRKNQQQSRRQETTSMPSSGGSHDRRKVISVEAISNPRRFVPHTVTRDIISRVITSMPTPAEKWKDYPIETKDELFKDFMGKYKFPSDYDRNMARTVWEKTCMDRYPDHLKNARNAALREVNSTNLVDTKGHGPKGMKAEVWDGLVDIWLKPEWKKKSDANRCNRASLPDAVLHTGGSINFGEHKKRMEEELKHEVSYRDVYDRVHKKTDGQYISQRSRTYIRQT from the exons ATGAGGCAATTAAGTGGAGGAATTAGACATAGTCAAAGGCGAGGTCAGAGTGATCCACCAGAGCCTTCACAATCATGCACTAGTCcagcaccaccaccaccacacaTGTCATTTTCCCCAG GTGTCAATAATGATAAGAACAAAAGACAAACGGAAGGACTGACTGGAGCTGATGCAAGAAAAA GTGTCAAGAATGACCAAAGCAAAAAAGAATGTCGAGGATTGATTGAGGCTGATGAATATTATGCCGATAATGATAGTGAAGATGAAGGGATACAAGTCATTCGAAAGAGAAAAAATCAACAACAGTCACGCAGGCAAGAAACAACTTCAATGCCATCAAGTGGAGGATCTCATGATAGGAGGAAAGTTATATCCGTTGAGGCCATCTCTAATCC GAGGAGGTTTGTTCCCCATACTGTGACCCGTGATATTATATCTAGGGTGATCACGAGTATGCCTACTCCAGCTGAGAAGTGGAAGGATTATCCAATTGAAACGAAGGATGAGTTATTTAAAGATTTCATG GGTAAATATAAGTTTCCCTCAGATTATGATCGTAATATGGCAAGAACTGTGTGGGAAAAAACATGCATGGATAGGTATCCTGATCATTTAAAAAATGCAAGAAACGCGGCCTTACGAGAAGTGAACTCAACGAATTTGGTCGACACTAAGGGCCATGGACCCAAAGGAATGAAGGCAGAAGTATGGGATGGTTTGGTCGACATTTGGTTGAAACCCGAGTGGAAAAAGAAGTCGGATGCTAATCGTTGTAATAGAGCTTCCTTACCTGATGCAGTCTTGCACACAGGAGGCTCCATAAACTTTGGTGAACATAAGAAGAGGATG GAAGAGGAATTGAAACATGAAGTATCATATAGGGATGTATATGACCGGGTTCATAAGAAGACAGATGGACAATATATCTCCCAACGCTCAAGAACGTATATT AGGCAAACATAA
- the LOC123883508 gene encoding uncharacterized protein LOC123883508 isoform X4, giving the protein MKGYKSFEREKINNSHAGKKQLQCHQVEDLMIGGKLYPLRPSLILYTPIDEGGLGIRSLSKLNQDSNLKLFYGILLNPTCRRRFVPHTVTRDIISRVITSMPTPAEKWKDYPIETKDELFKDFMGKYKFPSDYDRNMARTVWEKTCMDRYPDHLKNARNAALREVNSTNLVDTKGHGPKGMKAEVWDGLVDIWLKPEWKKKSDANRCNRASLPDAVLHTGGSINFGEHKKRMEEELKHEVSYRDVYDRVHKKTDGQYISQRSRTYIESYDTAMLEKYGEDFSSHPIVDSKVWTKSFGYKKTRNTFVGRSLDLNSSVPASSAEANIIVTSEEFIKKAVDRAMTSFVQSQLAPMLEPILSMIRSMHKAPMQLDVAEKVHRN; this is encoded by the exons ATGAAGGGATACAAGTCATTCGAAAGAGAAAAAATCAACAACAGTCACGCAGGCAAGAAACAACTTCAATGCCATCAAGTGGAGGATCTCATGATAGGAGGAAAGTTATATCCGTTGAGGCCATCTCTAATCC TGTATACTCCCATTGATGAAGGTGGTCTTGGCATTAGGTCTCTGTCTAAGCTTAACCAAGATTCTAATCTAAAACTGTTTTATGGGATCTTATTAAATCCCACTTGCAGGAGGAGGTTTGTTCCCCATACTGTGACCCGTGATATTATATCTAGGGTGATCACGAGTATGCCTACTCCAGCTGAGAAGTGGAAGGATTATCCAATTGAAACGAAGGATGAGTTATTTAAAGATTTCATG GGTAAATATAAGTTTCCCTCAGATTATGATCGTAATATGGCAAGAACTGTGTGGGAAAAAACATGCATGGATAGGTATCCTGATCATTTAAAAAATGCAAGAAACGCGGCCTTACGAGAAGTGAACTCAACGAATTTGGTCGACACTAAGGGCCATGGACCCAAAGGAATGAAGGCAGAAGTATGGGATGGTTTGGTCGACATTTGGTTGAAACCCGAGTGGAAAAAGAAGTCGGATGCTAATCGTTGTAATAGAGCTTCCTTACCTGATGCAGTCTTGCACACAGGAGGCTCCATAAACTTTGGTGAACATAAGAAGAGGATG GAAGAGGAATTGAAACATGAAGTATCATATAGGGATGTATATGACCGGGTTCATAAGAAGACAGATGGACAATATATCTCCCAACGCTCAAGAACGTATATT GAGTCATATGACACTGCCATGCTGGAAAAGTATGGAGAGGACTTCTCCAGTCATCCCATAGTTGATTCTAAAGTATGGACAAAATCGTTTGGTTACAAGAAGACGAGAAACACTTTTGTGGGTCGCAGCTTAGACCTTAATAGTTCTGTGCCTGCTTCATCTGCAGAGGCAAACATAATAGTTACATCAGAAGAATTTATCAAAAAAGCTGTTGATAGAGCAATGACTTCCTTTGTCCAGTCGCAGTTGGCTCCAATGTTGGAGCCAATCCTATCGATGATTCGGTCTATGCATAAAGCACCAATGCAACTTGATGTGGCTGAAAAAGTTCACAGAAATTAA